The following are encoded in a window of Castanea sativa cultivar Marrone di Chiusa Pesio chromosome 9, ASM4071231v1 genomic DNA:
- the LOC142610697 gene encoding uncharacterized protein LOC142610697, whose amino-acid sequence MPSPTTAMSSMIRQRLLSSLRTRGGAATTGSSRWSSPGHEEKPKGYLFNRPPPPPGQSRKWEDWELPCYITSFLTIVILGVGLNAKPDLTIETWAHQKALERLQIESLSSPSASTESE is encoded by the coding sequence ATGCCATCCCCAACAACAGCCATGAGTAGCATGATCCGTCAGCGGCTCCTCTCATCTCTGCGCACACGCGGTGGCGCCGCGACGACAGGGTCGAGCAGGTGGAGCAGCCCGGGTCACGAGGAGAAACCCAAGGGTTACCTCTTCAACAGGCCCCCACCACCACCTGGTCAGTCTCGGAAATGGGAAGACTGGGAGTTGCCTTGCTACATCACCAGCTTCCTCACCATCGTCATCCTCGGTGTCGGACTCAACGCCAAGCCCGATCTCACCATCGAGACCTGGGCCCACCAGAAAGCCCTCGAACGCCTCCAGATCGAGAGCCTTTC